ATGCTCTTACCTTTGAATTTTCTTCGGTTTGAAAAAGTTGTTTTTTCAGTGAATCAGAAGAGAATTCTGCAACGCCATAAAAGGAACCTTCCGTTAAGGTTTTTATCAAAAGTTCCTTTTCATTAATTTTTAATTTAACCTGAATCCTTCCTGTTTCAACAATGATCAGAGGAGTTGGTTCATATTCACTTCCTCCTACTCGATCATTTGCAACAAGTGACCTAAATTCAAATAATCCAAGAAACTTTTTAAAATCTTCCGTCGGTAGTTTGGATAAAAACTCATCCTCAGCAACTAACGTAGAAATTTCTTTTATATTTTTCTTCAAAATTAATTCCTAGGATCCGCATAACGAAATAAAATTTGATAAATACTTTTCCTATCAATGACAATGTCTGCCACTACTTTCAATCCAGGGAATAATTGAAATTCTTTACCATCTTGATTCAAGTCTTGCGTTCCAAGAATTAACACTACAGAAAATGAATCCTTTTCTTTTGTATTAGGAATAATTTGAGAAACAGTACCTTCCACTACACCAAAATCATTTTGATGAAATGCTTTAACTTTAATAATTGATGATAACCCAATACGAACTGCTCCAATATCTTTACTACTAACTTCAACAATTGCTTCTAATGGCTGACCTTCTTCCATCAAAGAAGCTACAGTTTGTCCTCTTATTATATTCTGTCCGACGTTATTTACTGAGAGTTCGCCAATGATTCCAGAAAAAGGCATCCGAATGATTGCGTTAGCTACTCTTTCTCTTTTTAACTTTGTATCCCCTCTAAGACTGGAAATGATATTTTCTTCTCTTTGGATTTCATCTTTTAAATTTCCGAATTCTTCATTAAACTCCAATAAACTTTGATCATAAATAAATTTAGCTCCAACACCATTTTGAAAATCCATGTGAGCTTTTTTTAAGCTGACAAATTTATTTAATACTCCACCTGATAAGGCAGATCCAGAGTTGTTTTCCAAATTATAGGCCAAGTTTTTTAAAATTTTCTCGGCTTCGCGTTTATTACGCACCAACCTTTGTAACTTCTTCTCCTCATAATCTAAGTTATTGGCATCTTTCGATAATTCAATTTGTTGTTCAGAGAATTCTAACTCCATAATGGGATCTCCTTTTTTAAGAAAATCCCCTGATTTTACGTATAGATTTGTAAGCGTTCCCGTTTCTAATGCCTCAACTACATGGTAGTTTCCCTTTGGTCGAATCGACCCAGTTGCTTGCACAACAACATCGACTTTTCCAAAAACTAAAAAAAGAACGAAACATATAAAAAAAATGGTGATAAGGTAAATTCCTTTGCGTTCCCAATTTGGTGCAGGGTGTTTTAATAACTCATCATAATAGGATGCAGAATGTCTTGATTCCCAATTGGAATCTGTTTCTTTTATGTTTTTGAATTTTTTAAACATCATTCTCCCCTTCGCTTAATGTTGGGAATAAATGATAATAATATCCTTTTGTAGTAATCAACTCTGCATGAGTTCCCATCTCAACAATATGACCTTCATCTAACACTATAATTTTATCAGCACTTACGGTACTATGGAGTCTATGTGAGATTTGAATGACTGTTCTATCCTGGAATACGGTTTCCCATTGTGATTGGATATGTGATTCTGTTTCAGAATCTAAAGCAGAAGTAGGTTCATCCAAAAATAAAATACTTGGATTTGTTACAAGTGCCCTTGCAATTGCCAATCGCTGCCTTTGCCCACCGGAAAGTCCAATTCCAGATTCTCCAATTTTTGTTTCGTATAACATTGGAAATCTATCTACAAATTGATCTACGGAAGCTAACTTTGCACCAGCGAGTAATGATTCTTTATTTAAAGATGGGTTCTTCTTGGATAAATTTTCTGCAATCGTACCAGAGAATAATATTGGATTTTGTTCGACTGCACCAAATTGAATTCTTACTTCTTCTGGATCTAGGGTAGAGAGATCAAAAGAATCAACAAAAACCTTTCCTTTCGTGGGAGAAAGTGTGCCCATCATAATTCGCATTAATGTTGATTTCCCACAACCGCTCCTTCCTACGATTGCAACTTTTTCGCCCGCTTCAATTTCCAAATTAATATCAGAAAGTATATTTGGACTTGTTTCCGAATAACGAAAACTAATATGATCTAAAGTAATTTTTCCTGTCAATCTTGGCAGTTCACCAAACGGACGTTGACTGATGATTTCTCCAGGTAACGAATAAATTTCTGTAAGGCGCATTCTTGACTCTCTAAGTTCGCTTAAATCCTCATACACATGACAAAGCCGAACAATAGGCTCCATAAGAAGAGAATACAAAACTAAAAAAGCTAAAAAACTTCCCAGAGAAAGTGTTTCATCTAACACATCACTCACACCAAAGGCAATCACGGAAATTAAACCGATTTGTTCAAAGAACTTACTCATCAATTCTAAAATATGGACTCGTTTACCAACTCGTAAATTTGTTAAAATGGTCCTTGCAATTTCATTGAGCCCCTTAGAAAGATAACGACTTTCCATAGCAGCTGCCTTAATCAATGGCATCCCAGAAAATAAGGAAAGAAAAAAGGAAGTTGTTTTCTTTTTGGATTCGAAACTATGTTGTTGTAATTTTTTAATTTTTGCACTCGAACGAACTACAAATAAGGAATAAATAATTAAAAAGAAAAGACCAACCAAAGTAAGACTAATATCCAAACGAAATAAAATAAAAAGATAAATTGGTAATGTTACCAAATCCAATATAAGAAATAATCCTGATCTTTGGGTAATCTCGAGTATTCTTTGATTTTCTTTTAGCCTTTGTGTAAAGTCTCCAGTTTCAAATTTTCTAAATTCCGGCAAGGTTAGATTCAATATATGTTGAAAAAATCTAACAAAATAATTATATTCCAAACTTTGCATCAGGCCAATCGCTATCAAATTGCGAAACAGAGAAAATAATGTTTGGAAAAAAATTGCAAGTGCAACACCAATTACAATGGTAAACAAAAAGTTCCTGTCTGAAAAAACCAATACCTGATCCACTACCTGACGGATCAAATATGGTAATGATAAGGTCAATAAAGCTGAAAAAACAGTCGCTACCAAGATCCAACGAATTTCGCTTTTTTGAGGACTAAACAACAATCGAAGTTCTTTGAAAAAACTAATCAAACTCACATCGGCTGACATAGTTGCAGGTGCAGGCGAAAACTGAAGAACCACCCCATCCCACATATTTAAAAATTGAGAAATAGAAAGTTCATACACTCCTTTGATTGGATGAGAGATAAGAACTGCATCTAAAACTTTATCATATAAATACAAAAGACAAGGAACACTTTCATCATCAGTAATAAAAACAGGATTTTCTAATTCAGAAAGTTGTTCAGTGAATAAGTGTTGCTGTTTTGTTAAGAACCCTAGTTTTTCTAATTCGATTGCTAATTCAAAAATACCGGGCACAATATTTCTGCTTAATTCGTTTTTAATTCTGATTTTCCAATTGGCCGGCAGAGGTTTATCAAAAGTTCTTAATGCCAACTCAGAACAAACCAAACCAGCTAAAGTCAATTGATCCGTTGTAACCTGTTCTATGTAAATTTTTTTAGTAGCTTTTCTAATTTCAAAACGTTTAGAAACAAACGGCCGTATTGTATTTTCTTCTCTTTCTTTTGCTTTGTATGTCGAATAACGTAATAAACGCGATTGAACAATTTCTTCTAACTTGTTTCCTTTTTCAACTCCAATGACTTTACGAAAAACAGATCCAGGAATTTTATATAAATCAGAATCTTCGGAAGCAACAGCACTCGCTAATCGTTTCTGTTGTTTGAAAATAGCAATTTCACCTAAGATATCTCCTGAACGCATAATCGAGATAATTTTCGTGGGATTTTCTGTCCTGATCTGAATTTTTCCTGATCGAACAATGTATGCCGCATCCCCTTCTTCGCCTTCTGCGAAAATAAAATCCCCTTGTTGGACTTTAACTAACTGGATGGACTTAAGAATGAGTTTGATCTCTTCGGGTGATAATTCCTCAAAAAAACTAAGTTTACGTACGTAATGAAATTTTTCTTGTTCTTCTTCCCTGTGTTTTGCTTTCTCAGCAATTTCAGGATGTGACTCAACTAACTTTAAAAAACGAGATGTGGGTAGGAGTAGAACAATCGAAGGTTCTAAAGCATAATAATCATGTTTTGATGGAGTCTTCGTGAGTGTGATTCTTTCTCCTATCGATTCTCCAACTTCAACAAAAGCATATCTTCCTAAACTTAGATCTTCTTTGTTTTGTTTCATTCCAAATCTGCCAGTTAAGACAAAATGGATGTAATCAGGCATTTGGTTGGCTTTGATTAAGTTTTGCCCTAATCGAACAAAACGTACTTCGATAAAAGGGAGTAGATTTTCCCGTTCTACCTCGTCCAGCTCCGCAAGTAAGTAATTACTGCGAAACACAGTGCGGATTTTTTCAAGATTTCGCCTAACTTCCGATTGCATTTAATGATCCGCTACAATGAGGATTTGAGACTTTATGAATTACCATTTCAAAGAGATGTTCAAATCCATGCATTACTACTAACATCGACGAAAATCGACTTAGTCCTAAGCAGATAATGGTTTTTTACTTCCGAGAAGTCTTCGAACCATCCAACGGAAAGGCACAACAGGGGAAAGGCCAGGCGGACAACTCGGAAGTTTTCTAAATTATAAGGTTATGCTTTCGGATTTTCTAATACGATTGCAATCCCTTGGCCACCACCAATACAAAGTGAGGCAACTCCGTATTTTACTCCTCGTCTTTGCATCTCTAATGCCAATGTCAATGTGACACGGTTCCCGGAAGCTCCGAGTGGATGTCCAATCGCAACGGCACCACCATTCACATTGGTAATTTTTGGATCAAGTCCAAGTTCTTTTTGGACTGCCAAGTACTGAGCAGCAAACGCTTCGTTTACTTCGACAAGACCAACATCCTTCAAACTAA
This genomic stretch from Leptospira meyeri harbors:
- a CDS encoding peptidase domain-containing ABC transporter, translated to MQSEVRRNLEKIRTVFRSNYLLAELDEVERENLLPFIEVRFVRLGQNLIKANQMPDYIHFVLTGRFGMKQNKEDLSLGRYAFVEVGESIGERITLTKTPSKHDYYALEPSIVLLLPTSRFLKLVESHPEIAEKAKHREEEQEKFHYVRKLSFFEELSPEEIKLILKSIQLVKVQQGDFIFAEGEEGDAAYIVRSGKIQIRTENPTKIISIMRSGDILGEIAIFKQQKRLASAVASEDSDLYKIPGSVFRKVIGVEKGNKLEEIVQSRLLRYSTYKAKEREENTIRPFVSKRFEIRKATKKIYIEQVTTDQLTLAGLVCSELALRTFDKPLPANWKIRIKNELSRNIVPGIFELAIELEKLGFLTKQQHLFTEQLSELENPVFITDDESVPCLLYLYDKVLDAVLISHPIKGVYELSISQFLNMWDGVVLQFSPAPATMSADVSLISFFKELRLLFSPQKSEIRWILVATVFSALLTLSLPYLIRQVVDQVLVFSDRNFLFTIVIGVALAIFFQTLFSLFRNLIAIGLMQSLEYNYFVRFFQHILNLTLPEFRKFETGDFTQRLKENQRILEITQRSGLFLILDLVTLPIYLFILFRLDISLTLVGLFFLIIYSLFVVRSSAKIKKLQQHSFESKKKTTSFFLSLFSGMPLIKAAAMESRYLSKGLNEIARTILTNLRVGKRVHILELMSKFFEQIGLISVIAFGVSDVLDETLSLGSFLAFLVLYSLLMEPIVRLCHVYEDLSELRESRMRLTEIYSLPGEIISQRPFGELPRLTGKITLDHISFRYSETSPNILSDINLEIEAGEKVAIVGRSGCGKSTLMRIMMGTLSPTKGKVFVDSFDLSTLDPEEVRIQFGAVEQNPILFSGTIAENLSKKNPSLNKESLLAGAKLASVDQFVDRFPMLYETKIGESGIGLSGGQRQRLAIARALVTNPSILFLDEPTSALDSETESHIQSQWETVFQDRTVIQISHRLHSTVSADKIIVLDEGHIVEMGTHAELITTKGYYYHLFPTLSEGENDV
- a CDS encoding HlyD family efflux transporter periplasmic adaptor subunit is translated as MQATGSIRPKGNYHVVEALETGTLTNLYVKSGDFLKKGDPIMELEFSEQQIELSKDANNLDYEEKKLQRLVRNKREAEKILKNLAYNLENNSGSALSGGVLNKFVSLKKAHMDFQNGVGAKFIYDQSLLEFNEEFGNLKDEIQREENIISSLRGDTKLKRERVANAIIRMPFSGIIGELSVNNVGQNIIRGQTVASLMEEGQPLEAIVEVSSKDIGAVRIGLSSIIKVKAFHQNDFGVVEGTVSQIIPNTKEKDSFSVVLILGTQDLNQDGKEFQLFPGLKVVADIVIDRKSIYQILFRYADPRN